A part of Mesoplodon densirostris isolate mMesDen1 chromosome 10, mMesDen1 primary haplotype, whole genome shotgun sequence genomic DNA contains:
- the GMNN gene encoding geminin: protein MNHSMKQKQGIQENVKSSPVPRRTLKMIQPSTAGSLVGRENELVKSLSKRKHWNDQLISKTSSSGVVTDPEHSENKNLGGVTQEAFDLMITENPSSQYWKEVAEKRRKALYEALKENEKLHKEIEQKDNEIARLKKENKELAEVAEHVQYMAEIIERLNQEPLDNFESPDSQEFDSEEETGEDSEVEGSEMGTCAAEVVSSSTDAKPRV from the exons ATGAATCACAGTATGAAGCAGAAACAAGGAATCCAAGAGAATGTAAAG AGTAGTCCTGTTCCAAGAAGAACTCTGAAGATGATTCAGCCTTCTACGGCTGGATCTCTAGTCGGAAGAGAAAATGAG tTGGTTAAAAGCTTGTCCAAACGGAAACATTGGAACGACCAGTTAATATCTAAGACTTCCAGCTCTGGAGTTGTTACTGACCCAGAacacagtgaaaataaaaatcttggaGGCGTCACCCAAGAAGCATTTGATCTTATGATTACag aaaatccaTCCTCTCAATATTGGAAAGAAGTGGCGGAAAAACGGAGGAAGGCTCTCTATGAAGcacttaaggaaaatgagaaa CTTCATAAAGAAATTGAACAAAAGGACAATGAAATTGCCCGCCTGAAGAAGGAGAATAAGGAATTGGCAGAAGTAGCAGAACACGTACAGTATATGGCAGAGATAATAGAG AGACTGAATCAAGAACCTCTGGATAACTTTGAATCACCGGATAGTCAGGAATTTGATTCTGAAGAGGAAACCGGTGAGGATTCTGAAGTAGAAGGCTCAGAAATGGGTACATGTGCTGCAGAAGTTGTCTCTTCCTCTACAGATGCAAAACCGCGTGTGTGA
- the ARMH2 gene encoding armadillo-like helical domain-containing protein 2: MAKTQANYAQFWIQVCRYFVGLYHRLRKCWNVVKGFFTKKEEEHIPPAESIFHKEKIAVLGHMLKDKSLALEQRAQAAYRIGLLAFTGGPTAGNFAAEYMKEVAHLLQNYEMEPKIKIQLLQSVASWCYLNPVNQRRARRSQFIPILIDLFDNRLEPTMKSDINSNLLVKFWICYVLFVMTCNNLSCMQELRDYSSLKYHLQMLASENWSGWPENFAEVLYFLIGFHRN; this comes from the exons ATGGCAAAGACCCAGGCTAACTATGCGCAATTTTGGATTCAGGTTTGTCGATATTTTGTGGGGCTGTATCACCGCCTCAGGAAATGCTGGAATGTCGTTAAGGGCTTTTTCACTAAAAAGGAGGAAGAACACATCCCTCCAGCTGAGAGTatttttcacaaagaaaaaattgCGGTGCTTGGCCATATGTTGAAGGATAAATCTCTAGCCCTTGAACAGAGAGCTCAAGCTGCCTATAGAATTGGACTGTTGGCCTTTACAG GAGGACCAACTGCTGGAAATTTTGCAGCTGAGTACATGAAAGAAGTAGCTCACTTGTTGCAAAATTACGAGATGGAACCAAAAATAAAGATCCAGCTGCTCCAGAGTGTTGCATCTTGGTGTTACTTAAACCCTGTCAACCAGAGAAGAGCCAGACGTTCGCAGTTTATTCCTATTCTCATTGATCTTTTTGATAACAGACTTGAGCCTACCATGAAAAGTGACATAAACAGCAACCTCCTGGTTAAATTTTGGATTTGCTATGTTCTCTTTGTCATGACATGCAATAACCTGTCTTGTATGCAGGAGCTTAGAGACTACAGTTCTCTAAAATATCACTTGCAAATGTTGGCCAGTGAGAATTGGTCTGGATGGCCCGAGAATTTTGCAGAGGTGCTGTATTTCCTCATTGGTTTTCACAGGAATTAA